The Coffea arabica cultivar ET-39 chromosome 2c, Coffea Arabica ET-39 HiFi, whole genome shotgun sequence genome includes the window gaaaaaaaattagCCCTATCAAAATTGGAcagtataaaataaaaattgcaGGCTGTCGATTCTAATCAAGATGGATATTGGTAGTTCCAAAATTGATTCGCACTCTCCATCATACGATTCTAAGCACCAGGAGGGATGAAAAGCCGGAACGATTTTGACACTTTTGTCAGGTAGAGTGATTGCCATCACTCATTCAGGAAATTTCAGTCAAACCATTAACCTGTTGGGACTTGGGGGTCCCCGGGAGCAGTCCCTTAATTGCGAGCCCTGGTTTTATTGCAAGAGCACTGTAGTAATTTCGGCTCGTGCGAACGAGATTAGCGATAGAAACAAAACCACGTGTGGGAGACGACACTATCGGTTATTCGTCACCCCGTCTTCTCCTAAAATCTCTGAGCGTATTCGTCAGACCTACACACTTGCATACTTGCATCTCGCTCGCTTGTGGCggcttaaattttttttttctccctctgGAGATTTCGGCGCCTTTCCTGGTATTTCACTCTCAAGTTTGTATGTGAATTTCCTTGCCACCATGCCAGGTCCCTCTCTTCTCTGTCATACATGCTCCTTTAATTGTGTTCCTACTTtgcatttctttcttttgtttttttttttttggtaaaaacaGCGGGAAAGGGGATGGATGACAATGGGCTTGTTCGAACGAAGACGTTTAATTAGTAGGCGGCGTTGTATCCGCTCATCAGTGGGATAGCTTTAGATTGAACATATGATCCTCCTTCTTTACATGCTATGGACACCAAAaattctcttttttaattttgtatgtGTTCTGGTACGATGTTGCAATCTtgatttttcttgtgttttacATTGGTTTTGTTTTCTTCCATGAAATTTGTCAGGATAAAGTATTGATCTTGATGGGAAATTTGTCAGGATAAAGAAAAAGTATTGATTTTGATGGAATATAACGAGGGTCTTGTGCCTCAACAAATCTTACTGGTTGATAAATTTTTTGTTGTTGAAATTGGATGAGTTCGTGAGGATTACTTTTGCAAATAATGGAGAAATCAATAAATTGAATGAGCTTGCGTGATTCTTCACACACTTAAAACACTAATTTGGAGTTTCTGCATGAATACATGGCTAATTGCTGAGCTGTTAGCTGAAAGAGTCTATCCAAGCAAAAAATATGAAGGAAAGATAAGTTGGCTGCTGGCAGAAAGAATTTTATAGGTGTCTGGGAACTACCTTTTACTTGACAGGAGTTCCGTTCTGGCCTTTTGTTTAAGATTCATTGGGAAATTTGCAAGATTATTATGGGCCACTTTTGTTGTTGAGTTGATCATGTGCAATATATTGTTTATCAAGATTACTGGTAGGGGACAAAAAGTATTGGTGCATATTGGCTCTTGGATGTATAGCAGATTTGTTAGCTAACTTGTGGATGAACTCTAATATAGGTTATGAGGGTATGAGGGTACTCTACTTTTTCAACAAAGTGTATTATCCTAGCAAATGATGAAGTCACTTTATTAAAGGGAGCAAGCTAAAAGTATAAATAGGCTAGTCAGGTTGATTCAGCAGGTTTAGAGTATTATTCCATATTCACAGACGTGGATGTCCTCTCAATTTACTTAAATAGGACAAAGAAtaagaaattgaagaagttcATCTTCTGTAGCCGCTGAAAACATGTGGAAAAGGCAGAGAATTACAAGAgtgtaaataaataaacaagattGGCAAGTAAATATCTGAATTCGTTTCCAATTGTTACATACTCTCAGTTTTGCAACTAGCAGAACTTGTTGCCACCTCTTCGAGGGGATGAATATTTCGGGTTTATAAGCACTTTTTTCTCCTGTTTTTCCTCATCTGGATCAGTTTCCACTTTTCATCTAAAACTTTGCCTTTGTTTTGTGTCATTTTCTCATCTGTTGTGCAACATTGAAATTGGCAAAGGAAGAGACCCCAAATGCTTTAAGAAATTGTGTACATTCAATTTATCCTGATGAAGGAATTCACTGTAAAATAAAATTAGCAGTAGCTTGAATGCTTGATATAGCTACAATTTCACAATGGTTCACTGGAGATTGGTCACGTTACCTGCATTTTTCCCCCTTAGTTATTTAATAGCAATGGTTTTATTTAAATGTTGATGGCAAAATCTGATATTAAAATGTTTTGGCATGTTGTTGTTCACAGTCAATGAGGAACCAATATTGATAAAGGACAGTACTTTGATTGATACGCTGCCATTTTTCCGACTCAAGCGCTGGCAGTGGTGGCTTTTGGTTGCCCTTAACATAGTGTTTCTTCTCGTTGGTCAAGCTGCATCTGTCCTTCTGGGAAGATTTTATTATGACAAGGGTGGAAATAGTACATGGCTGGCCACACTCCTCCAAACAGCTGGTTTCCCGATTCTTtttatcccttacatattcattgGCTCCTCGTGGACACCTTCGGATTCAGCCAATCCTTCTCTTATTAGAGTTTGTTTGATCTACTTTGTCCTGGGGGCAATGACAGCTGGGGATAATATGCTCTACTCAGTTGGACTTTTGTACCTCTCTGCCTCTACTTATTCCCTTATTTGTGCTTTGCAGCTGGCTTTCAATGCTGTATTCTCTTTGTTTATCAATcgccaaaaattcaccattatGATTCTTAATTCTGTGATTGTCCTCACGTTATCTGCTTCTCTCCTTGCTGCTAATGGTGACTCTACTGAACCTTCAGGAGTCTCAAAAGGGAAATATCTCATTGGATTCTTAGCTACACTGGCAGCATCTGTTCTGTATTCACTCTTACTTTCTCTTATGCAACTATCGTTCCAGAAAGTCCTAAAGAAGGAAACTTTTTCTGTGGTGCTTGAAATGCAGATTTATACATCTGTGGTGGCCACTTGCATCTCCACTATTGGTCTTTTTGCTAGTGGGGATTGGTCAACATTGCAAGGCGAAATGAACACTTTCAGCACAGGAAAACTTTCCTATGTTATGACTTTGGTATGGACAGCAATTTGTTGGCAAATTTGTGCTGTTGGTGTGATAGGTCTGATATTTTTGGTGTCATCTTTGTTCTCTAATGTTATCAGTACTCTTTCTTTGGCAATCACTCCTATTGCTGCACTCATAGTCTTCCATGACAAGATGAACGGTGTTAAGATAATAGCCATGCTTATGGCACTTTGGGGTTTTGCCTCTTATATTTATCAGAATTACATTGATGACATTAAGACGAGGAAGACCCACACCAATGCTGAAAGGACTACTAATGACTCGTTGTGCTGATAATTTGGAACGGGTGGGATGGGGTTGTGAAGATCGCCTGGAATTTTTGTTTAGAAAGGGTTCATCTTATGCCTGAGACGTTTTCTTAGCGTTGTAGGTTATAATTTTGCTTTCTAAACTTTACCTTAGCTGAGTGGATTTTTTTTTCGTATCACTTGGTAACTGATTGACACGTTACGCAATTCAATTGGATTAGAGTTAAAAGTTTTTTCAGAATCTGTTTGAGGAAGAACGTTCTTTCTGCAGACTTGCAATTTCCAGGAAAAATCATCTATCTAAGTGGGGGATTTAACTTGTTAGGAGCATTTAGCTAGCTCACAAACATGCTATATTTCAGTCAAAATGCTGTTAAATTTCTGTGAGATGAGACGGAAGGAGAAAGAGATATTATTTGCTGGCTGCAAGTTAGCGGGTGCCTGGAGTTGAGGTTTAAAAGGTTTTATCTGAAAGCATGCATTTGAATTTGATTCATGGTGGAGGAGGCTGAGAGAAGCTATGTACTTAATGATGTAATGGAGTTGAAATGACGCAAGTTGTAGCGGAGGCTAGGATCAGTTTTGATAGTCTTACGGGGCTGTAATGGAAGAAGGAAATTAGACTGAAGTTTCTGAATGATATTTTGTGCGGGCAGTAAGAGCCTACGGAAAAAATCTGAGACTTGTATACAACTGCTCTTGGATAGTTGGGTTTTGCTACCTAAGATAGCAGCAAACAAGTTGGAATTTTGTACTTGGTGATGCCCTTTAGTGATAGGAATTGGATGGCGCAATCTGTAGTTTGTTGCTTAAGTACAGCACGGGTTGCAGAAAGAGGGATGTTTGGAAATGGTGGAATGTCTAGTGCCAAGCCATTTTGCTACAATCTGCTGGACAGAGTTGTTGAAGCTCGACACAGTCAAATTGATCTGTGTGGTTAGGCATGCTGTCCTCATTTCTGAAAGTTGAAAACCTCAGTTCAGGTTTCCGGTGTTGCATGCATTAGGGGTAATTAGTAGTGTATGATAATAAACTGACAATTCTTGATGGTCTGCGCAAACAATTACTGTTAACAAGTAATTTATGTGTACGTGATTATATACACCTCAAAAAAAAGTGAATGAATTCGAGCAGAAAGTAGTTAGTACTTTTTTTTAAGTATAGGGCTAGTTTACATGCATTAAATTGAGTGTGTTTTTCTACACCCTTTGACTTTATCATTCTACATTTCAACTGCCAGAGAAAGCCCTGCTCTCATATTAGTTCATTATGAACTGTTGCTGCTGATTTTGCAATCCAAGGGGTAGTGTCAGGTGTTGCTTTGGCCTTCATAAGTTTCTAGAATTAGAGAGACATGTTTGGGAGGTAAAAGAGTTGGAAGGTCAGCATCCAGGGCTTCTTTCTGCCTGTTGTTGAGGGATTTGATATGGAGGAGCATTTGACAACTTGGAAAACCCACATCGAAAACTACAGCTTGTCCGACTCTTTTCTGGTTGGTTGCAACGACAAAATCATGGATGCACTTTGCAGGAAAACCGCAATAAAATCATGCAGTTATGGGTACTACTTTGGGTTTGCCAACCTCCTTTTTCTAGGTGGAGAGGAACAGTCAGGTTCACACCACCCAAAAATCCAGAGATGAAAAGgtgagaaagaagaaaaaggtgcTCTAGAACTAGTTTGGTAAGAAGGAAAATGACAATGTGCACGAACGTTGGCAATTTGATGGTGCTTGAAACTTTTGTCGCCTCGATCCATCAACTACTTAAACATGAATTGTGGTAAAGAAGAGCTTACACTCAAGGCATTGAATTTAGAGGTTTGAGTAGGATTATTTGGCTTGTAATGTTTGTGCAGCTAAACCAGGAATAATGAAAGATTCTTAAACCGCAGGAATGTTTAACCTCCACcacgcccccccccccccccccctctgaGTCATCGCTTGGTTGGTGCATGAAATTATTACTAACACATTCCTCCGAGACAGAATAATGCCCATATTGTTGTTGTCATTTGTAGTGATGAGAATTTAAGGAAGGGTTGCCGCAATCTAAGATTGGAGATTGGCATTTagcataattttctttttcgttAGAATTTGAAGCCAATGTCTTGTACCATATGTATCTTCGATTACTTAAATGGAATAATTTTGTCAACACGTTTCTTGAACGCAAGTTTACTTGTGAAAAACCAGCTTTCAATAATATATTGCCGCCTCACCTCACCTACTTACCGGCAAATTTGAGTCGGTTACTTCATCTAGTGGCATTTCTTATTGCTTCTATCTCGTTCCCTTGTGGAAACCAGCTTCAATCATGACCAGTTCTGTTCATCTTTAGAAAAATGATCAATACTGACAAAAACACGCACCATTATATGAGGAATCACAGATCTTCATTATTCGACGTATCCAAGTAATTGTCTTCTACAAATGATTGTTTCGTAAGTAAATTTAGCTTTCATCTCTGAATTTGAAGCTAAAATTATTAAATGTCAAAGAAAGAATCTTTGGaatcctttctcttttttctccccccccccccccctcgaTTCTCTCTCTCATTAGTTCATGAATAATTTACTACCTAAATGAAAGAGATCATGAATAATTTGGGTGTTGTCAAAGATAACAATTGAAAGCCGAACCATACCATACCGGTGACTTTACCACTTAACCTAACTTTagtttgcttgaaaatgtttcCTAGCTAAGAAACTAACAGAGAATTTGCAATCAAAAAGGCAATCGTTCTTGAGCCTAAACAACCAGATAGCATGGTCAGACGAGGATTTTTAAAGTTCTTCCCGCAGTTAAGTTCGGAATTCGTATTCTGGACTGACAGCTGAAGGTAAAAAGGAagtcggaaaaaaaaaaaccgaccatatagtattaattatttttcatcTAATAAGTGACTTGATGCTTACATTTCACCAAAATTAGGGACTGTAATAATGATAAATGattcttattgtttgattaaCAACCAAATTTGGGATTAGAAATATTGGAATTCAATTATGTAGAAGAATCAGTGCCAAAGAGTCAAACACTAAGAatatttttttgggggggggggggggggggggggggcaagAATAAGAAGCTCCATGTGtcttaaattaaaatttatagtATGAGCCCATTTCATATCATGCTAGTAAAGATCTGATCTAGGAGAAAATGACTCCTTTGCTCATAGGAAATTTATTGCAATACAAAGACGGGAATATAGAAAATGACTGTTTCAACTGGAAATTAATAGTCGGCAACGGCCATGGTTCATCCATTTGGCCGAAATGGTGGAATTAGCCCCTCATGCACGACATTCCAACAAAGAACCCTTCAATTTTGTTTTCAACCATTATTTATTTGTGGTTTTCTTTGGTACGCATTGCACAATCCAACGCAATAACATGAATGGACTGAATGCCAATAAATTAATGCAACTTGAAAAATTTTCTCCCCAGATAAATTCACAATCATAGTAAAAGAAGAAACTTAATAAGGTTATGTTTGGATAGCAGTTTTTTGAcagaaattttttatattttttctaaacacatttttcaatcatctttttacccTCATATACATTGATTTGGTCACGAccacttattttaattttagaatAATTTACTTAATTATCTTTACTGAGTTAGTTGGATAAGTGATGTTCAACAAACCAACACCGGTAAATGCTCGAATCTTGGCCTTGGGGACCTAAAAGGTAGCTATcttattttgaccaaaaaaaaaaaaaagaagaagctatTTTATGTGTATGACATGGAAAAATCACGTGAAATAAGAATTTTGGAATGACAAAGGTAACAAGAATGAGGATATTTTGAtctagggaaaaaaaatttaaagccCCACATGATAGAACTCTCAATAGAAAACTTATGAATTTCCTCCAAAATGCGATAAATCAACTTTGATTGAGTATCATTCAAATATCGTATATGATAAACAAGAATCTTCATACATAGGAAGAACAAGGCAAAAAAGTCCACCTATAAAAAAAGTCAGATTGAAAATCATTACGTTTTGATATTAATAGAGTAAAAGATCCCAAGTGGAATGATTGTATTAGTGAAAAACCTTCTCCGACCACCTTTGAATTGTCGAAACTATCCAAGAGCTATGAGTATTTATCAAATTTGTTTCTATATAATCGAACAAGAACTATCCGAGAGTTATTAGTATTTATCAAATTTGTTCCGATCCAAACAAGTTTATCAAATCTGTTCCTATCTAAGAGAATGCTATTGGATCGAATGATAaatggccttgtttggatttcgctaaaaaaattacgtcgttttccgtgatcacatttccctattatctttttccctcgtgtacatcaaatcgctacagtaatttttccatagaAAATGACGGAAAAATTATAGTTGGATTCGTGTAATTGGAGAAAAATTTCCTATTCCTTAATAAAAAACGATAGACATAAATATGAAAATCTCTAAAATCAAGAAGATGGGTCATCTTCTAGTTTATTTTGTGTATATCACTTGGTATGTaggatttttcaaagaaaaagagTCACGGTAAGAAAAGCCACTCCAATTCACAACATTTTCAGTAATAAACACAAATATAGAAATCCCTAAAATCAAGGGAATGGGCCATCTTTTAGTTTATTTGTATCACTCAAccgcaacattttttttttttgatgaaacaaaagtcaatattattaataaattagtTGAAAATCGTCTGGCACGATTTGTTTGACAAGGCAATATATACTAATGACAGAAAATACGCAAAACATGTCAGAGATATATCTGATGTGAAAAATCAATTAGatttaataaaattacaaaatataaaaaaaaattacattatgAATCAAACCTACCAAACATCCCTTGTCGCTAAGTAAGTTGACTGTGCTTCAAGCGTAACAAGATTTCAGCCAAATGATTAAAAAGTCAGTACTTTTCCCAACCATTCGTATGCGTTCGACACTCTTATCCCTCCTTTGGTAATTATTTAATGAGCAATCGCAATTATCTTAGATGTGTTAGAAAAAGTCCTAAATGTGAAACGATTTATGAGACATAATTATTGTTCAGATAACAAGTTGCTGCTAAataaaaatgttaaaaaaaaaaaaaaaactgtaaccAGAATGCTGCTGCATGCTGTGGTCATGGTGACGACAGAGAAGCTGCTTGCTGGTTTTGTACTCAATCTAAGAATTAATTGAAGGTTGAAACCATCAAAGTTAAAACAAACCAACACGAGCAAGATTTTGATTTGACCAAAAGTTTGCACTAATTAAGTGGAGGCTTTTTGCAGGAAAAGTTGACATGTTAGTTTCCAGATTTAAAAAGTTCACCAAAAAATTGCACGAGCTGCTGTGATGATTAGGGAAGAGTGGAGGGTCAGCAGTGGAGATTTTAGAACAAGAAAAGTGAGAATTAGTTCATCAGTAATGAAGAAGACAAACTCATTGTGGGCAGACAATCAAACAAGTAGCCACTCATGTTAACGTAAGCTTACATAAAAGGATCATTAAAAAGAAGAAGTTTTTTTTTCGGTGCTCTCGACCAAAATTACCTTCACTTTTTCCGGATAATTTATCTTATGACTCCAACGAACATGTAGGCTTAAAAAATAAGTAAATGTTTATATACTGACAGTTTGTGTATACAGTATCGCTGTTGAATCTATGACACATgtacaaaagttaaattttaaattcaaatttaatataGTTCTCGTTCATTCAAAATTGATAACGTATACACTACTGTtattgtataaaaaattaattcttaAAACTTTCCGGCATAATGAGCAGGAAAGCTTGAAATTTGtttcttcccaaaaaaaaaattgagagaaaAATACGGACCACAGTCCATCTGCCACCAATTCTCCTGCATTTAGCTGCTGTTTGATTGCGTGCATGTGCTTGCCACTTGCAAGTCAATTATAGTACTAATTAATCACAGGAAAATGGTAAGatatgaattaataaaaagccTTGACAAATTATTCATATTTCATAATGAATAAAATTATGCCTAATGCATGGAGTGATTAATggatattgaagaaaacaaacaaattaTGCCTAATGCATGGAGTGACTAATGGATAGTGAACCATCAAAACAATCAACATTATTGCTTTGAAGGAATATGAGCACAAGAAAAGGACCAGCAAAAAGAATACTATTCATTGGGATTGCAACTGCCAACAAGTTTCAAATCAAGTCGCTACTAATTCTCTGCGACAAAAACTTGAATAGGACCTAATCTTGTAGACTGTGGCTCAAATTTTACTATATATTATCAATTCTTGGGTTGGTGAGATGGTGTGACAAAATTTGAGCCACATATTTTGCATCAACCGAGTTTACCTAAGTGTTTGCCATTCTCTACGGGTCAAAGGTTACTAATTAATCTTCATTAATACTTAAACATAGTTGCATTTTAGTAACTAGGGATAATTCCAATAAACTCCCCTGAgattttctataatttcattTAGCACCcttgatattttaaaaattgcaTCTACCTTCCTTACCCgtttaaaatgataatattaGCCTTGAAATTCGTATGAAACTTTGCTGTTTGCTACTTTGCTATGCTTATACAAAGCATAGGTTttatacttttttattttttccttttgcctTCTTATTTATTACTCTTATATTTTGTCAGCTAAATCACAGTACTATCAGTCTCTAACCTTCATCGTGATGAAATATCAATCTAGTAATATTTGTTTAATAACTTTAACAATTATCTAATTTTTACAActcttatttgtttatttattttttttggtatcaaaatcaacaataaataaaaaataaatgaccCAAAATCACTACTAAACTATGATTGCTCCACCACTCGATTAATCTACagacttaaaaaaaaactatgataACACTctcttttccattttaaaaagaATCTATATATCTCCAATAAATAAAACACTATTTAAAGTAGCATATCATAATGAGTCTTATTAAATAATAAAGACAGCCACCAAAAAACTTGACACTCATTTCTTTGTAATTGTACTAATTACTTTACAATCGTTTAGACGAATAAATAAAACTTTATTAGATGAGGACATTTTAGGGTATTTACCAAATTTTTAACCCTATTTTTAAAGTAGGGTTTGGTTGTTAGAAGTGTCAAACTATGGAAGGTAAGTGTAATATTTAAAATCTCGAGGGAACTTAATGAAATTgcaagaaacctcaagggaggtttctgaaactATCCCTAGTAACTATATAGGTGCCCAATTAGCAGATAATAATCCATCTCCCACTTAAACCTTCCCGGGCTCCACCCTAACAAAAGGAAATTAAAAACTTTAGTTCTGCAATAAAATTCCGTGTTCATGTCTATGTTGAACCTGTATCAAGAATCCTTGAatttcatatatacatacatatatatatatatatagacccTGTGATGTTATCTCAAAGGACTTGCTAGCTAAAGCTAGGACAACTTGACGTTTGTTTACCAAATGGAAATTCGTATTCAAAGTCCACTTGTTTTGACTTTGTTGTATTCATTTATCAAAAtgcaagttttttaaaaaaaaaaaattgcatgtaCAGTTGAGTTCTCCGATCTTTTGGCACTAGAGAAGGGTCAACCCAACCTCTCATGAAACTCAGAAATGACGAGACTAATAAAAAGTTTTCATGGCATGTTATCTGCCTCCAAGATGGtgggggccaaaatttttttaaaaaaaaaaaggaaaattaaaaaacaaaaaaggaaaaagagaaaaggttgGTGATGTGAAGCAACTTCAAAAGCCTTTATATCAACCCATTTTGGTTTTATCCATCTCATGAGAGAGTTGAATACTATTCATTCATGAGAGCTTTTCAATTCTCTACTTTATTTTTGGTGACACTTCTTGTTGAATGCTTATGATTAGGACAAACTTTCCTATTATCTTGagtgcttcttttttttttccataattTCAACCACAATCATTATGTGGATGTGAGCTTAGAAGCAGTGCAGCACACTGTTTCTCATGAAGTTTTGCTAAGCGATAGAGACTCCAGTGTTGTAGATCTTTTTCAGAATCTTCTGGGAACTCAGCCGTGACTGACAgcttaaccctttttttttttttttttttacatgtaATTTTGTATTGTCATAGATTTTCAAACCTCGAAACTTATGATATATCAACAAGaatttacaaaatttttaaCATATTTGACATGATGTATTTGATCTcgtcaatgtatatatatatatatacattgtcaGTGGAAAAAATAACTGGTTCTTCTTCTAGTCACGTGGAAAAATTTAGGCTC containing:
- the LOC113726915 gene encoding probable purine permease 11, with amino-acid sequence MPVNEEPILIKDSTLIDTLPFFRLKRWQWWLLVALNIVFLLVGQAASVLLGRFYYDKGGNSTWLATLLQTAGFPILFIPYIFIGSSWTPSDSANPSLIRVCLIYFVLGAMTAGDNMLYSVGLLYLSASTYSLICALQLAFNAVFSLFINRQKFTIMILNSVIVLTLSASLLAANGDSTEPSGVSKGKYLIGFLATLAASVLYSLLLSLMQLSFQKVLKKETFSVVLEMQIYTSVVATCISTIGLFASGDWSTLQGEMNTFSTGKLSYVMTLVWTAICWQICAVGVIGLIFLVSSLFSNVISTLSLAITPIAALIVFHDKMNGVKIIAMLMALWGFASYIYQNYIDDIKTRKTHTNAERTTNDSLC